The Desulforhopalus sp. genome includes a region encoding these proteins:
- a CDS encoding MFS transporter — MALRFRKLSTGKIDYNMRIFALYGILYETALNFYKPFSVKFLERIGGSELEIALINALPGLVTLIAILPGALWLRRSEDTQLTTARLILFGRWFLFAMAFIPFLPPQYRAFGFLSLFTLMCIPDAIYQTSYQSFIGVLFEPRARANAIGMRNKLTVPALTAVTLLSGNILTLVPKTDEQRLFIYQIFFGLAFFFGVMEYKAFKKFKVAKKDAGFARSSGREPLKPQVIKILSNKQFRFFALCSLGFHFGWHMGWPLFNIYMIKTLGANELWLAVISVASAITMFFGYSFWSRQIEKRGNSFVLPICTFGMALTPLMYAWSPNLYILLPTALISGFFTAGTLSVTLGALLEATPQDNRVMYIAVYNVLINLSLATAPMLGHYFFELKGIVFALYMTGLFRFLGTLLFFYRDRRIAKEKLGVCG, encoded by the coding sequence TTGGCCTTGCGATTTCGCAAATTATCAACGGGTAAAATCGACTATAACATGCGCATCTTTGCCTTGTATGGCATTCTGTATGAGACCGCGCTGAATTTTTACAAACCGTTTTCCGTCAAGTTTCTGGAGCGGATTGGCGGCAGCGAGCTGGAGATTGCCCTGATCAACGCCCTTCCGGGCTTGGTGACGCTGATCGCCATCCTGCCTGGCGCCCTGTGGCTCAGGCGCTCAGAGGATACGCAGCTCACCACTGCCAGGCTCATTTTGTTTGGCCGATGGTTCCTGTTCGCCATGGCCTTCATTCCATTCCTTCCACCGCAGTACCGGGCATTTGGCTTCCTCTCCCTGTTCACGCTGATGTGCATTCCAGACGCCATCTATCAGACGAGCTACCAGAGCTTTATAGGTGTCTTGTTCGAACCCCGGGCCAGGGCCAATGCCATAGGGATGCGCAACAAGCTGACGGTTCCGGCACTAACGGCGGTGACGCTGCTCAGCGGCAATATCCTGACCTTGGTTCCAAAAACCGATGAGCAGCGTTTATTCATCTATCAGATCTTTTTTGGACTTGCCTTCTTCTTTGGCGTGATGGAATACAAAGCCTTCAAGAAATTCAAGGTTGCGAAAAAGGACGCGGGATTTGCCAGATCCAGCGGACGCGAGCCCCTCAAGCCTCAGGTCATAAAAATCCTCAGCAACAAACAATTCCGCTTTTTCGCCCTGTGCAGTCTTGGCTTTCACTTTGGCTGGCACATGGGTTGGCCGCTTTTCAACATCTATATGATTAAGACCCTTGGAGCGAACGAACTCTGGCTCGCGGTCATTTCGGTGGCCTCAGCCATTACCATGTTCTTTGGCTACAGCTTCTGGAGCCGTCAGATCGAAAAGCGCGGAAACAGTTTCGTGCTGCCAATCTGTACCTTTGGCATGGCTTTGACGCCCCTCATGTATGCCTGGTCGCCCAATCTGTATATCTTGCTGCCAACGGCTCTGATCTCCGGATTTTTTACAGCCGGGACCCTCAGTGTAACTTTAGGGGCGCTGCTGGAGGCGACGCCGCAGGATAACCGGGTCATGTATATAGCGGTCTACAACGTGTTAATCAACCTCAGTCTGGCTACGGCGCCAATGCTGGGTCACTATTTCTTTGAACTCAAGGGCATTGTGTTCGCGCTTTACATGACGGGGCTGTTTCGTTTCCTGGGAACGCTGCTCTTTTTCTACAGAGACCGGCGCATTGCAAAGGAGAAACTCGGTGTCTGCGGCTGA